The Halalkalicoccus sp. CG83 genomic sequence CACTGACAGATCAGTTGGACGTTCCAGCCGGGAGGAGGACTTCCAAACACCCAGGACAGAACTCTAATCGAGTGTGGAGGGTGACAGCACAGTCGGGACACCACCAAAACGTCGGTGGGGGCTCCTCCCTCATCGTTGTATTCGATTCTCCGTGGTCCTGCGTGTGGTTCTCTCTGAGAGAACTTCCTGGTTCGGTAGTAATTGGTTCGGGGACACTCGTCACCGGGACTGATGATTGTCCGGAGACGAGATCGGAAAGACTGCCGAGGAGCAGGCGAGCCAGTCCAGAACGACCGTGGGTTCCCATCACGATCCTCTCGATATCGTTCTCTTCAGCATATGCAAGAATCTGACGTGCAGGTTTCCCAGAAGCAGTCGCTGTCGTAATCTCGATCCCAGATGTCTCAGCATAGGTCCGTGCGGTTCTCAAGACGGTCTCAGCGGTGTGTTCGGCCGCATCACGCTGCTCGTCACAGTCGGTAGCGAGTACTCGCTGACGCATATTATCCGCGTCGACTATGTCAAGGATATGGAGAACAGTGATGTCTGCGGTGCTGAACCGGGACAGAGCGTACTCCAGTGCAGCGATAGCTGGTCCCGAGTCATCGATCGCGACTAACACCCGCTTCGCCATGTGATGTGTTATATCTCCACAATAAGAAGGAATTGGCATGCCCTTGCATGGTCTACAAGGCATTTTAACGCAGGCACTCGTCTGAAGAAATAGCATACTCGTAGATGGCTTCGGATCATCGAGGTAGCAGTACAATCAACCGTGTCGAAATTCTCGATGACTGATGGGAGTCGTGTGCTGAATACAGGGCGCGTATTTAGCAGGTGTCGATAGACGGATCACTTCAGCTTCCACCGGCCCAGTTTGTCTCGTCGAACGACTGTCACTGGAACCGGCGATCGACAAAAGACCTTTCTCAGCGACGTTCCCAACGAACAGGCGGTCCGCGACGGTTCCGCCGTGACTACCGATGACGACTGTATCGTAGTTATCGGCACGGCTGAGGATCGCACGAACGGGGTGGCCTACTGCGACTTCTGTATCGAGTTCCACGTCACTATCAGCGTCTGCAGTGAGTTCGCGCGCACGGTCGAACACCGACTGTGCGAGTTCCTCTGCTGCTTCTTCGATATTGTCGGCGAGTGCGACGCCTGTTGCCTTCCCCTACATCGGTGACGGCTCACCAACGACGTGCAGGACGGTTATCTCAGTGTTCGGATGGACCTCAAGAGCATACTCAAGCGCTCGTTCGCTCATCTCCGAACCGTCCATTGGTACGAGAATGCGTGAAATCATCTGTACTTTACACTGACAAGGCGAATAAACACAGTGGGGTCGTCAGACGAACGGAAAGACGACGAAGAACCCGTAGGCGAGGCCGGTCGACATTGACGGTCCAATAATCCACATCGAGACGTACTTTATAACGGTCCCTGGATTGAAGAGGTCGCCCGCGTTCAGCATCCTACTGGGTGACAAATGTAGAAGTGGCAGCTGGGCGCGGGAAACGCGGCTCTGGAATTATTAACCATCTTCCACGTCGCCACCGCCGACCAGCTGTCCACTTGAGAATTGGCTGGCGACCAGCGAAAACCCATACCGCTGAAGCCGATCTGAGGGTGTCAGGACCAGTCCAGCACTTCATCTAACCCAAAGGATTTCTCCTCAGCCTCCTTGAAAACAATCAACAATATGCTGTCACACACGAACCCACTTA encodes the following:
- a CDS encoding universal stress protein, translated to MAKRVLVAIDDSGPAIAALEYALSRFSTADITVLHILDIVDADNMRQRVLATDCDEQRDAAEHTAETVLRTARTYAETSGIEITTATASGKPARQILAYAEENDIERIVMGTHGRSGLARLLLGSLSDLVSGQSSVPVTSVPEPITTEPGSSLRENHTQDHGESNTTMREEPPPTFWWCPDCAVTLHTRLEFCPGCLEVLLPAGTSN